GTTTGACACTCAAACCCTCGGTGAGGGCGCGTGAGAAGCTGGCGATCAACCCTGGATTCTGTCGCAATAAAACATTTGCCTGTTCGCGCGAATAGCCCCCGGAGAGTGCAACAACACGCAAAACACGTGGGTGCGCCACCAAATCCGAATATAAGCCCAACAC
This DNA window, taken from bacterium, encodes the following:
- a CDS encoding class I fructose-bisphosphate aldolase (catalyzes the formation of glycerone phosphate and D-glyceraldehyde 3-phosphate from D-fructose 1,6-bisphosphate in glycolysis), with product VLGLYSDLVAHPRVLRVVALSGGYSREQANVLLRQNPGLIASFSRALTEGLSVKQNESDFNETLDESIESIYNASIKR